One Deltaproteobacteria bacterium DNA segment encodes these proteins:
- a CDS encoding DUF4198 domain-containing protein, with the protein MKIRIVSLVFLAFFAVQPACGHAHFLWMNPNTYSPEPAEGISISFGFGHAFPYSGEFLEKEAIGHVFLAAPDGKRKVISLEDGKVVYHLPPLPSRSGTYMISAANKGGYFTKTAEGVRPVPKNQAEGAISSVFLSCSSKALLVAGTPGGKGYAEAAGTDMEIIPLEDPTTLRPGAYLPIRVLLRGRPLADTFVQATYDGFSPWGKIAFAYSTKTNGEGIAHIRLEKRGVWLILARNKAPCPDPSLCDNEVLNATLTFEIP; encoded by the coding sequence GTGAAAATCCGCATTGTCTCTCTTGTCTTTCTCGCTTTCTTCGCGGTCCAGCCCGCCTGCGGCCATGCCCACTTTTTATGGATGAACCCCAACACTTATAGCCCGGAACCGGCTGAAGGGATCAGCATCTCCTTCGGCTTCGGCCACGCCTTTCCATACAGCGGGGAATTCCTCGAAAAAGAGGCCATTGGGCACGTTTTTCTCGCAGCCCCGGATGGAAAACGTAAGGTCATCTCCTTGGAAGACGGAAAGGTGGTTTATCATCTTCCTCCCCTTCCTTCCCGATCCGGCACTTACATGATCTCAGCGGCAAATAAGGGGGGCTACTTCACCAAGACGGCCGAAGGAGTGAGACCCGTCCCCAAGAACCAGGCCGAAGGGGCCATCTCTTCGGTATTCCTTTCATGCTCGAGCAAGGCGCTGCTCGTAGCCGGAACTCCCGGAGGCAAGGGATACGCAGAGGCCGCTGGAACAGACATGGAGATCATCCCGCTCGAGGACCCCACAACCCTCAGGCCTGGTGCGTATCTTCCTATCCGGGTGCTTTTGCGGGGAAGACCCCTCGCCGACACCTTCGTCCAGGCCACCTATGACGGGTTTTCCCCGTGGGGCAAGATCGCCTTTGCCTATTCCACCAAGACAAATGGGGAAGGCATAGCGCACATCCGCCTTGAAAAACGGGGAGTCTGGCTGATCTTAGCCCGTAACAAGGCGCCCTGTCCGGACCCATCCCTCTGCGACAACGAAGTCCTGAACGCCACCCTCACCTTCGAGATCCCATGA
- the nadC gene encoding carboxylating nicotinate-nucleotide diphosphorylase, protein MSIPIPLPFLYRPIVHAALREDLEHGDITTTLTIPKDMTGTAVIVAKEDAVIAGVFAAREAFLQLDPEAEFFDVCGEGETRRPHEVVMGVKGRLSAILQAERVALNFLQRLSGIASLTRDFATQLAGLSCTVTDTRKTTPGLRLLEKFAVLAGGGKNHRFGLSDGVLIKDNHIAACGSVRSAVARARKAAPHTLLIEVEVSSTEALEEAVQAGADAVLLDNMTPDEVKEAVAFARGLKHDLILEASGGINLTNVRAYGEAGVDIVSVGALTHSARAKDLSLRVLPSK, encoded by the coding sequence ATGAGCATCCCCATCCCCCTCCCCTTCCTCTACAGACCGATCGTCCACGCCGCCCTTAGGGAGGATCTAGAACACGGCGACATCACGACCACCCTTACCATCCCTAAGGACATGACGGGTACTGCCGTCATCGTCGCCAAGGAGGACGCGGTAATCGCAGGGGTCTTTGCGGCCAGGGAGGCATTTCTCCAGCTGGACCCAGAGGCCGAGTTCTTCGATGTCTGCGGGGAAGGTGAGACCCGCCGGCCTCACGAGGTCGTCATGGGGGTGAAGGGGAGGCTTTCCGCCATACTCCAGGCAGAGCGGGTGGCCCTCAATTTCCTTCAGAGGCTCTCGGGGATCGCGAGCCTCACCCGGGATTTCGCGACACAACTGGCTGGGCTTTCCTGCACCGTAACAGACACCCGAAAGACGACGCCCGGACTCCGACTTCTCGAAAAATTCGCGGTCCTTGCAGGAGGAGGGAAAAACCACCGATTCGGGCTCTCGGACGGTGTCCTCATCAAGGACAATCACATTGCGGCCTGCGGATCCGTCCGATCCGCCGTGGCAAGGGCACGCAAGGCCGCACCCCATACCCTCCTCATAGAGGTCGAAGTAAGCTCCACCGAGGCCCTTGAAGAGGCAGTACAGGCAGGGGCGGATGCAGTACTTCTCGACAACATGACGCCAGACGAGGTGAAAGAGGCGGTTGCGTTCGCCAGAGGCCTCAAGCATGACCTTATCCTCGAGGCCTCTGGAGGGATAAACCTCACGAACGTCAGGGCCTACGGCGAGGCAGGTGTTGACATCGTCTCGGTGGGGGCACTCACACACTCGGCCCGGGCCAAGGATCTCTCACTTCGCGTCCTTCCATCGAAATAA
- the queF gene encoding preQ(1) synthase has product MKYGEDAVSKAEIEVWPNPSPERDYVVEISFPEFTCLCPRSGYPDFATIRIVYVPGESIVELKSLKLYLNRYRNEYISHELATNRIYGDLEKALRPRRLQVIGDFHPRGNVHTVIRVGDPGI; this is encoded by the coding sequence ATGAAATACGGCGAGGATGCCGTCTCAAAGGCAGAGATAGAGGTATGGCCTAACCCATCCCCTGAACGGGACTATGTGGTCGAGATCAGCTTTCCAGAATTCACCTGCCTCTGCCCGCGTTCAGGCTATCCTGATTTCGCAACCATCCGCATCGTGTATGTCCCTGGTGAATCCATCGTCGAGCTCAAGTCCCTGAAGCTCTATCTAAACAGGTACCGAAACGAGTATATATCGCACGAGCTCGCAACCAATCGAATATACGGGGACCTGGAGAAGGCGCTCAGGCCCAGGCGGCTTCAAGTGATAGGGGATTTTCACCCGCGGGGAAACGTCCATACAGTGATCCGGGTCGGAGATCCGGGCATCTGA
- a CDS encoding TonB-dependent receptor has protein sequence MPLPLPRLRPLLVGLFPCISVLCTPILSHADSSPASEPVNIPEMEVVEEYISPTRQVTDSLATGTMVTQSGLELGGPSAKVNVYDSIDILPGIMVQGTDPYGLGMTQSRIRSVKGMLGGMTVEGIPNYGIMPIGPRAGIYDMENVREIALYRGGTPADLMAGSGNKAGAIELRMRRPSKAPAAEADLSVGTDDYTRGFIRIDSGTLPGAFSLFASASRTDADKWKGPGDLGPRDHLTGGMRWEPGERFTADVFFSFNESETDDFRPFTFGEARKIEDLRRMDYNERFTGTPKEDALYYKYHTREAINRDLFGVMEAKLADKILFTLKPYYSHETGDTLEGTLAGSTPIVKGGVVDLDRYGTISELSGEFSGVKSTIGLWHESFDLEKYVRKSVITPDGLVSQGYAYYAENHGRGTTLSPFFKVSQELGRWRWQAGARYFSYEEPASAGYKTPPPAFRLVKDPATSLDEMDYTAFLPSAGLGYSFTDALEGYLTYGRNYVRPYMYVPITNLYVQNKAAFEKAGITLQDIFDDWEMETSDTADLGLRFTEGPLEIDATLFYAWHHDVLANVADSRVAGVSYYQNAGEARSYGAELIACARPASSLTVFVHPSLTYMRFDDDIIRGGKTLNLAGKDYPDAPRWNVKTGIIWNWEGIEIAPQLTWMSKRYGDALNVEEIHTPALVDLSVSYSTKGILGLKEGRIGLDITNLFDEEYISIIDLMDDNGPGSASYYAGPPFSAVFSISGRY, from the coding sequence ATGCCCCTTCCTTTACCTCGCCTCCGCCCCCTGCTTGTCGGACTTTTTCCGTGTATTTCTGTCCTGTGCACCCCAATCTTATCCCATGCAGACAGCAGTCCCGCCTCCGAACCGGTCAACATTCCGGAAATGGAGGTAGTAGAGGAGTACATCTCTCCGACCCGTCAGGTCACTGACTCCCTTGCCACCGGGACCATGGTGACCCAAAGCGGCCTCGAGCTGGGCGGCCCGTCGGCCAAAGTAAACGTCTATGACTCCATTGACATCCTCCCCGGCATCATGGTCCAGGGGACGGACCCGTATGGGCTTGGAATGACACAATCCAGGATAAGAAGCGTCAAGGGGATGCTTGGCGGCATGACGGTCGAGGGGATCCCCAACTACGGGATCATGCCCATCGGGCCGAGGGCAGGGATCTACGACATGGAAAACGTAAGGGAGATCGCCCTATACCGAGGCGGCACACCCGCAGACCTGATGGCGGGAAGCGGAAACAAGGCGGGAGCGATAGAACTTCGCATGAGGCGACCCTCCAAGGCCCCCGCAGCCGAGGCCGATCTCTCCGTCGGGACCGACGATTACACGAGGGGTTTTATTCGAATCGACTCAGGGACCCTTCCTGGCGCCTTCAGCCTCTTCGCCTCTGCCTCCCGCACGGACGCGGACAAATGGAAAGGTCCGGGAGACCTTGGCCCCCGGGACCACCTGACTGGTGGCATGAGATGGGAGCCGGGCGAACGATTCACGGCCGACGTCTTTTTCTCCTTCAACGAGTCTGAGACAGACGACTTCCGGCCGTTCACCTTCGGCGAGGCACGAAAGATCGAGGACCTGAGGCGTATGGACTACAATGAACGGTTCACAGGCACCCCAAAGGAGGATGCCCTCTATTACAAATACCACACAAGGGAGGCCATAAACCGGGACCTCTTTGGGGTGATGGAGGCCAAACTCGCCGACAAAATCCTTTTTACCCTGAAGCCATACTACTCGCATGAGACCGGGGACACCCTCGAAGGGACCCTCGCCGGCAGCACCCCCATCGTAAAGGGAGGCGTAGTGGATCTGGATCGCTACGGCACGATCAGCGAACTCAGCGGGGAGTTCTCGGGGGTTAAGAGTACCATCGGCCTCTGGCACGAGTCTTTCGATCTGGAGAAATACGTCAGGAAATCCGTCATCACCCCGGACGGCCTCGTATCTCAGGGGTATGCCTATTATGCGGAAAACCATGGACGCGGCACGACACTAAGCCCCTTCTTCAAGGTATCCCAGGAACTTGGCAGATGGAGATGGCAGGCAGGCGCCCGGTATTTCTCCTACGAGGAGCCGGCCTCCGCCGGATACAAGACACCTCCTCCGGCATTCCGCCTGGTCAAAGACCCTGCGACAAGCCTCGATGAGATGGATTACACGGCCTTTCTCCCGTCCGCAGGCCTGGGGTATTCCTTTACTGATGCCCTTGAGGGATACCTCACGTACGGAAGAAACTACGTCCGCCCCTACATGTACGTCCCCATCACGAATCTTTACGTCCAGAACAAGGCCGCCTTTGAGAAGGCCGGAATCACCCTCCAGGACATCTTCGACGACTGGGAGATGGAGACCTCAGACACCGCAGACCTCGGCCTCAGATTCACGGAAGGGCCTCTGGAGATCGACGCAACGCTCTTTTACGCCTGGCATCACGACGTCCTTGCCAACGTCGCTGATTCTCGAGTGGCTGGGGTATCCTACTACCAGAACGCAGGCGAGGCGCGCTCATACGGAGCGGAACTCATCGCATGCGCCCGTCCCGCATCGTCCCTGACGGTCTTTGTGCACCCCTCCCTCACATACATGCGTTTCGACGACGACATCATCCGCGGGGGAAAGACACTTAACCTCGCAGGCAAGGACTACCCGGACGCACCCCGATGGAACGTGAAGACGGGGATCATCTGGAACTGGGAGGGGATCGAGATCGCCCCGCAGCTCACGTGGATGAGCAAACGCTATGGAGACGCCCTGAATGTAGAAGAGATCCACACCCCGGCCCTTGTGGATCTCTCTGTCTCTTACTCCACGAAAGGCATACTGGGCCTGAAAGAAGGCAGGATCGGACTCGATATTACGAATCTTTTTGACGAGGAATATATCTCCATTATCGATCTCATGGACGACAATGGACCAGGGAGCGCCTCATACTACGCCGGCCCCCCGTTCTCAGCGGTCTTCTCCATCTCCGGGAGGTACTGA
- a CDS encoding radical SAM protein gives MDYEPVSYISFSGYYHEVFHRPITFITDLNGALKWVYIEESDFIVEAGILFKRTQGGKWIFYDSSLYSECFDLTGIHYLPVSMDFSYGGIQSERDKNRLKQALSLWDKLLASHYAQNPHVFFFDNRGLLRRDLQLRRILKGTIPVIPPEAVFVDYDVIPVLLSHGCLSNCSFCCVKTGGEPTFRPISEVKMQIRAIKEWIGQDGKNYSTVFFGQNDALSVDTNLLEEAAYSVFKAFSLKNAYIRPTRLMMFGSPISLLEKKLTDFSRLDSLPFDKVHINVGIESLDDKTLNVIGRPFGSEVNQKAIRQIHEIHESTQKIEVSINFLIGPNLPQCHFASLSHHLQNFPFMGKGCVFVSPLFGEYKGIGQVKRDVFYLKALSKVPVFLYLLVSML, from the coding sequence ATGGACTATGAACCAGTAAGCTATATCAGCTTTAGTGGCTATTACCATGAAGTTTTTCATAGACCCATTACGTTCATTACTGACCTAAACGGGGCCTTGAAGTGGGTCTATATTGAAGAAAGTGACTTTATAGTCGAAGCAGGGATACTGTTCAAAAGGACCCAAGGAGGAAAGTGGATCTTTTACGATTCATCTCTTTATTCAGAGTGCTTTGATCTCACAGGCATACACTATCTCCCAGTCTCTATGGACTTCTCGTATGGTGGGATTCAATCTGAGCGGGATAAAAACAGGCTTAAACAAGCACTGTCTCTCTGGGATAAGTTGCTCGCGTCTCATTATGCTCAAAACCCCCACGTATTCTTCTTTGACAATAGGGGGCTTTTGAGACGTGATCTTCAGCTTCGAAGAATCCTTAAGGGTACTATCCCTGTAATCCCACCAGAGGCTGTATTTGTTGATTACGATGTAATACCAGTGCTTTTGTCACACGGCTGTCTGTCCAATTGCAGTTTTTGTTGTGTCAAGACAGGTGGAGAGCCAACTTTTCGTCCCATTTCAGAAGTGAAGATGCAAATCAGGGCAATCAAAGAATGGATAGGTCAAGATGGGAAAAACTATTCCACTGTATTTTTTGGACAAAACGACGCTTTATCCGTAGATACAAATCTTTTGGAAGAAGCAGCTTATAGTGTATTTAAGGCTTTTTCTCTAAAAAATGCCTATATACGGCCAACAAGGCTCATGATGTTTGGCTCGCCTATTTCTCTATTGGAGAAAAAACTAACTGATTTTTCAAGGCTTGACAGTTTACCATTCGACAAGGTGCATATAAACGTTGGCATCGAATCCCTTGATGACAAAACACTCAATGTCATTGGACGACCATTTGGGTCAGAAGTAAACCAGAAGGCCATTAGACAGATACATGAGATCCATGAAAGTACCCAAAAAATTGAGGTGAGCATAAACTTCCTCATAGGCCCCAATTTGCCTCAATGCCATTTCGCCTCACTCTCTCATCACCTTCAAAACTTTCCCTTCATGGGCAAGGGCTGTGTATTTGTCTCGCCGCTTTTTGGCGAGTACAAAGGGATAGGACAGGTGAAAAGAGATGTATTTTACTTAAAGGCCCTCTCCAAGGTCCCTGTTTTTCTGTACTTACTTGTGAGTATGCTCTAA
- a CDS encoding DUF4198 domain-containing protein: MITNPLSRLTFRFITFALVSVCIFLDPDRADAHNMTIRSIPDRKAVVLKGVYSDGEPASGAEFVIRRGDEGKIFQKGYADINGVFAFCPTGDGPWIVSLDDHMGHKTTQRIQTEPGPAVSPRPTNDTKDASSSRFLPAITGVSILFGLWGLWQVSRR; encoded by the coding sequence ATGATAACGAATCCACTTTCGCGCCTCACTTTCCGTTTCATCACCTTCGCCCTTGTCTCTGTCTGCATCTTTCTCGATCCGGACAGGGCAGATGCGCACAACATGACCATCAGGTCCATTCCTGATAGAAAGGCCGTCGTCCTCAAGGGGGTCTATTCGGACGGAGAGCCTGCCTCAGGGGCCGAATTCGTCATCCGAAGGGGCGATGAGGGGAAAATCTTTCAAAAAGGCTATGCAGACATCAACGGGGTATTTGCCTTCTGCCCCACCGGGGACGGGCCATGGATCGTGTCCCTCGACGATCACATGGGCCACAAAACGACGCAGCGGATACAAACGGAACCTGGGCCTGCTGTCTCACCAAGACCAACGAACGACACCAAAGATGCCTCGAGTTCTCGATTCCTGCCTGCCATAACCGGTGTAAGCATCCTTTTCGGACTCTGGGGCCTGTGGCAGGTCTCCAGGAGGTGA